A single genomic interval of Streptomyces graminofaciens harbors:
- the mug gene encoding G/U mismatch-specific DNA glycosylase, translated as MTRFTAAELEAARDRLVPDVVADGLRVLFCGINPGLMTAATGHHFARPGNRFWPVLHLSGFTPRLFKPSEQGELPSYGLGITNVVARATARADELSAEEYVEGGRLLTAKVELLRPGWLAVVGVTAYRAAFGDRKAVIGPQERTIGDTRVWVLPNPSGLNAHWTAATMAEEFGRLRVAAGA; from the coding sequence CTGACGCGCTTCACCGCAGCGGAGTTGGAGGCCGCCCGCGACCGGCTCGTGCCGGATGTCGTCGCGGACGGCCTCCGCGTCCTTTTCTGTGGCATCAACCCGGGTCTGATGACAGCCGCGACGGGCCACCACTTCGCCCGCCCCGGCAACCGCTTCTGGCCCGTGCTCCACCTGTCCGGCTTCACGCCCCGGCTGTTCAAGCCCTCGGAACAGGGCGAGCTGCCCTCGTACGGCCTCGGCATCACCAATGTGGTGGCCCGGGCGACCGCGCGCGCCGACGAGCTGTCCGCCGAGGAGTACGTCGAGGGCGGGCGGCTGCTCACCGCCAAGGTGGAGCTACTGCGACCGGGCTGGCTCGCGGTGGTCGGTGTGACCGCGTACCGGGCTGCTTTCGGTGATCGCAAGGCCGTGATCGGCCCGCAGGAGCGGACGATCGGCGACACGCGCGTGTGGGTACTGCCCAACCCGAGCGGGCTGAACGCGCACTGGACGGCGGCGACGATGGCGGAGGAGTTCGGGCGGCTGCGGGTGGCGGCCGGGGCATAG
- the purB gene encoding adenylosuccinate lyase encodes MTSAPAKPRIPNVLAGRYASAELATLWSPEQKVRLERQLWLAVLRAQKDLGIEVPDEALADYERVLDTVDLASIAEREKVTRHDVKARIEEFNDLAGHEHVHKGMTSRDLTENVEQLQIRLSLELVRDRTVAVLARLGKLAGEYGELVMAGRSHNVAAQATTLGKRFATAADELLVAYGRVEELLGRYPLRGIKGPVGTAQDMLDLLGGDAGKLAELEQRIAGHLGFSQAFTSVGQVYPRSLDYEVVTALVQLAAAPSSIAKTIRLMAGHELVTEGFKPGQVGSSAMPHKMNTRSCERVNGLMVILRGYASMTGELAGDQWNEGDVSCSVVRRVALPDAFFALDGLLETFLTVLDEFGAFPAVVARELDRYLPFLATTKVLMGAVRAGVGREVAHEAIKENAVASALAMREQGAERNELLDKLAADERIPLDRAQLDALMADKLSFTGAAADQVGVVVGRIEEILKQRPEAAGYTPGAIL; translated from the coding sequence GTGACTTCTGCGCCAGCCAAGCCCCGCATCCCGAACGTCCTCGCCGGACGGTACGCCTCCGCCGAGCTCGCCACGCTCTGGTCGCCCGAGCAGAAGGTGAGGCTCGAGCGCCAGCTCTGGCTGGCCGTGCTGCGGGCCCAGAAGGACCTCGGCATCGAGGTGCCGGACGAGGCGCTCGCCGACTACGAGCGGGTCCTCGACACGGTCGACCTGGCCTCCATCGCCGAGCGCGAGAAGGTCACGCGGCACGACGTGAAGGCGCGGATCGAGGAGTTCAACGACCTCGCCGGGCACGAGCACGTACACAAGGGCATGACGTCCCGCGACCTGACGGAGAACGTCGAGCAGTTGCAGATCCGGCTCTCGCTTGAGCTGGTCCGCGACCGTACGGTGGCCGTCCTCGCCCGCCTCGGCAAGCTGGCCGGTGAGTACGGCGAGCTGGTCATGGCCGGCCGCTCGCACAACGTGGCCGCGCAGGCCACCACCCTCGGCAAGCGGTTCGCGACCGCCGCCGACGAGCTGCTCGTGGCGTACGGCCGGGTCGAGGAACTCCTCGGCCGCTACCCGCTGCGCGGCATCAAGGGCCCGGTCGGCACGGCCCAGGACATGCTGGACCTGCTCGGCGGGGACGCGGGCAAGCTGGCGGAGCTGGAGCAGCGGATCGCCGGGCACCTCGGCTTCTCGCAGGCCTTCACCTCGGTCGGCCAGGTCTACCCGCGCTCGCTGGACTACGAGGTCGTCACGGCCCTCGTCCAGCTGGCGGCGGCGCCCTCGTCGATCGCGAAGACGATCCGGCTGATGGCCGGGCACGAGCTGGTCACCGAGGGCTTCAAGCCCGGCCAGGTCGGCTCCTCCGCCATGCCGCACAAGATGAACACCCGCTCCTGCGAGCGTGTGAACGGCCTCATGGTCATCCTGCGCGGCTACGCCTCGATGACCGGCGAGCTGGCCGGTGACCAGTGGAACGAGGGCGACGTCTCCTGCTCGGTGGTCCGCCGGGTGGCCCTCCCCGACGCGTTCTTCGCGCTCGACGGTCTGCTGGAGACCTTCCTCACCGTGCTCGACGAGTTCGGCGCGTTCCCGGCCGTCGTCGCGCGCGAGCTGGACCGCTACCTGCCGTTCCTCGCCACCACCAAGGTCCTGATGGGCGCGGTGCGCGCGGGCGTCGGCCGTGAGGTCGCGCACGAGGCGATCAAGGAGAACGCCGTCGCCTCCGCGCTCGCGATGCGCGAGCAGGGCGCCGAGCGCAACGAACTGCTCGACAAGCTGGCCGCCGACGAGCGCATCCCGCTCGACCGGGCCCAGCTGGACGCGCTGATGGCCGACAAGCTGTCCTTCACCGGTGCCGCGGCCGACCAGGTGGGTGTCGTCGTCGGCCGGATCGAGGAGATCCTGAAGCAGCGTCCGGAGGCCGCGGGCTACACCCCGGGAGCGATCCTCTGA
- a CDS encoding DUF4326 domain-containing protein: MATTVINLKGHIREFGPRLEYAPSDLVYIGRRWTMGHWDLPQHPLYNPFQYDTATKKRDGTRAEVMAKYREYLMADPELLALVPELRGRTLACWCAPELCHGDILAELADGADAP, translated from the coding sequence GTGGCCACCACCGTGATCAATCTCAAGGGCCATATCCGCGAGTTCGGGCCCCGTCTGGAGTACGCCCCGAGCGACCTGGTGTACATCGGCCGCCGCTGGACGATGGGCCACTGGGACCTGCCCCAGCACCCGCTCTACAACCCGTTCCAGTACGACACCGCCACGAAGAAACGCGACGGGACGCGAGCCGAGGTGATGGCCAAGTACCGGGAGTACCTGATGGCCGACCCCGAACTGCTGGCCCTCGTGCCGGAGCTGCGTGGCAGGACGCTTGCCTGCTGGTGTGCGCCCGAGCTGTGCCACGGGGACATCCTGGCGGAGCTCGCGGACGGGGCCGACGCGCCGTAG
- a CDS encoding SGNH/GDSL hydrolase family protein, whose translation MQTNPTHDDPTHADSTSAVPSYGSLVAVGDSFTEGMSDRLPDGSYRGWADLLAGRMAARTPGFRYANLAVRGKLIGQIVDEQVDVAAAMRPDVITLVGGLNDTLRPKCDMGRVRGLLEEAVERLAPACEQLVLMLSPGRQGPVLERFRPRMEELFVCVEELAAKHGALVVDLYGAPSLADPRLWDVDRLHLTDEGHRRVAEAVWQTLGHEAEDPQWRTPMPSTPPPAWAARRVADARFAKQYLLPWIVRRLTGRSSGDGLPAKRPELLPYEGPAV comes from the coding sequence ATGCAGACGAATCCCACACACGACGACCCCACGCACGCCGACTCCACGTCCGCCGTTCCCTCGTACGGCAGCCTCGTCGCAGTCGGCGACTCCTTCACCGAGGGCATGTCGGACCGCCTACCGGACGGTTCATATCGAGGCTGGGCGGATCTCCTCGCCGGCCGGATGGCCGCGCGGACGCCCGGCTTCCGGTATGCCAATCTCGCCGTGCGCGGCAAGCTGATCGGACAGATCGTCGACGAGCAGGTGGACGTGGCGGCCGCGATGCGCCCGGACGTGATCACGCTGGTCGGCGGCCTGAACGACACCCTGCGCCCGAAGTGCGACATGGGCCGGGTCCGCGGACTCCTGGAGGAGGCCGTGGAGCGCCTCGCCCCCGCCTGCGAGCAGCTCGTCCTGATGCTCAGCCCGGGCCGCCAGGGTCCCGTCCTGGAGCGTTTCCGGCCGCGTATGGAGGAGCTGTTCGTCTGCGTCGAGGAGCTGGCGGCCAAGCACGGCGCCCTCGTCGTCGACCTGTACGGCGCGCCCTCGCTGGCCGACCCCCGGCTGTGGGACGTGGACCGGCTGCACCTCACCGACGAGGGGCACCGGCGGGTCGCGGAGGCCGTGTGGCAGACGCTCGGCCACGAGGCCGAGGACCCGCAGTGGCGTACGCCGATGCCCTCGACGCCCCCGCCCGCGTGGGCCGCCCGCCGGGTCGCCGACGCGCGCTTCGCCAAGCAGTACCTGCTGCCGTGGATCGTCCGCCGCCTCACCGGCCGCTCCTCCGGCGACGGGCTGCCGGCCAAGCGGCCGGAGTTGCTGCCGTACGAGGGTCCGGCAGTCTAG
- a CDS encoding hemolysin family protein has translation MTAVQLLIGFATLVVNAFFVGAEFALISVRRSQIEPYAEQGDRRARSVLWGLQHVSALMAAAQLGITLCTLVLGVVAEPAIEHLLEPVFHAVGVPEGAGHVVSFVIALALATYLHMLLGEMVPKNIALAEPVRSALLLGPPLVTLSRALRPVIFTVNAFANTLLKLMRIETKDEVTATFSDSELARLVQDSGEAGLIDDRAQERLHDALELGRRPVRDVVLPLERVVYARVGVTAEELEGLSAESGFSRFPVVDESRRIVAYLHVKDALDAAPRDVPFPVRDMRAIARVRETTPMDDVLTAMRRGRTHLAAVQGADGRLAGIVTMEDVLRELFGQRTV, from the coding sequence ATGACCGCCGTCCAGCTGCTGATCGGTTTCGCGACGCTGGTCGTCAACGCCTTCTTCGTGGGCGCCGAGTTCGCGCTGATCTCCGTACGGCGCAGCCAGATCGAGCCGTACGCCGAACAGGGCGACCGGCGGGCGCGCAGCGTGCTGTGGGGTCTGCAGCACGTGTCGGCGCTGATGGCGGCCGCGCAGCTCGGCATCACACTGTGCACGCTGGTGCTCGGTGTGGTCGCGGAGCCCGCCATCGAGCATCTGCTGGAGCCGGTGTTCCATGCCGTCGGTGTGCCGGAGGGCGCGGGGCACGTGGTGTCGTTCGTGATCGCGCTGGCACTCGCCACGTATCTGCACATGCTGCTGGGCGAGATGGTGCCGAAGAACATCGCGCTCGCCGAGCCGGTGCGCAGCGCGCTGCTGCTCGGCCCGCCGCTGGTGACGCTGTCGCGGGCGCTGCGCCCGGTGATCTTCACGGTCAACGCCTTCGCCAACACCCTGCTGAAGCTGATGCGGATCGAGACGAAGGACGAGGTCACCGCGACCTTCTCGGACTCCGAGCTGGCCCGGCTCGTGCAGGACTCCGGCGAGGCGGGGCTGATCGACGACCGCGCCCAGGAGCGGCTGCACGACGCGCTGGAGCTGGGCCGCCGGCCCGTACGCGATGTCGTGCTCCCGCTGGAACGCGTCGTCTACGCGCGCGTGGGGGTCACCGCCGAGGAGCTGGAGGGGCTGTCGGCCGAGTCCGGGTTCTCGCGCTTCCCGGTCGTCGACGAGAGCCGCCGGATCGTGGCCTACCTGCATGTGAAGGACGCGCTGGACGCGGCGCCGCGCGACGTGCCGTTCCCGGTGCGGGACATGCGGGCGATCGCCCGGGTCCGGGAGACCACGCCGATGGACGACGTGCTCACCGCGATGCGCCGCGGCCGTACGCATCTGGCGGCCGTGCAGGGCGCGGACGGGCGGCTCGCGGGCATCGTGACCATGGAGGACGTGCTGCGGGAGCTGTTCGGGCAGCGGACCGTGTGA
- a CDS encoding hemolysin family protein — translation MTEVLLLLAAVLLSLICGAFVAAEFSLTTVERGQLERAAERGERGAAGALKAVRNLTFQLSGAQLGITVTNLVVGMLAEPSIAKLIAGPLEALGVPESASSSVALVIGTALSTLVLMVVGELVPKNWAISAPLAVAKKVATPQRWFSSAFRPFITHLNNTANRLVRLFGVEPAEELASARGPQELAALARHSAKEGALEADTAELFVRTLNLADLTAENVMTPRVQVIALETMATCEDVANATRATGLSRFPVYRDSLDSVIGTVHIKDVLAIPAERRTRVAVSELLREPLLVPASLTVERVLDRLSGKRTMAVVIDEYGGTAGVVTLEDIVEEVVGEVRDEHDPLETPDLAPAGTDEGGRALYSADGAARTDQLARVGLRAPEGPYETLAGLVATELGRIPEVGDTVEVAGWQLDVVDASGHRAARVLLHEPNDTEGDEER, via the coding sequence ATGACCGAAGTGCTCCTACTGCTGGCCGCTGTACTGCTCTCGCTGATCTGTGGCGCCTTCGTCGCGGCCGAGTTCTCGCTGACCACGGTCGAGCGCGGCCAACTGGAGCGGGCCGCGGAGCGCGGCGAGCGGGGTGCCGCCGGCGCCCTCAAGGCCGTACGGAATCTGACCTTCCAGCTCTCCGGCGCCCAGCTCGGCATCACCGTCACCAACCTGGTGGTCGGCATGCTCGCCGAGCCGTCCATCGCCAAGCTGATCGCGGGCCCGCTGGAGGCGCTCGGCGTCCCCGAGTCCGCGTCCAGCTCGGTCGCCCTGGTCATCGGCACGGCCCTGTCCACGCTCGTCCTGATGGTCGTCGGCGAGCTGGTGCCCAAGAACTGGGCGATCTCCGCGCCGCTCGCCGTGGCGAAGAAGGTGGCCACTCCGCAGCGCTGGTTCAGCTCCGCGTTCCGGCCCTTCATCACCCACCTGAACAACACCGCCAACCGTCTCGTCCGCCTCTTCGGCGTCGAACCCGCCGAGGAGCTGGCCTCCGCGCGCGGCCCCCAGGAGCTGGCGGCCCTGGCCCGGCACTCCGCCAAGGAGGGCGCCCTGGAGGCGGACACGGCCGAGCTGTTCGTACGGACACTGAACCTCGCCGATCTGACCGCGGAGAACGTGATGACCCCGCGTGTCCAGGTCATCGCCCTGGAGACCATGGCGACCTGCGAGGACGTGGCGAACGCGACGCGGGCCACCGGCCTGTCCCGATTCCCCGTGTACCGCGACAGCCTCGACTCGGTGATCGGGACCGTCCACATCAAGGACGTCCTCGCGATCCCCGCCGAGCGCCGCACCCGCGTCGCCGTCTCGGAGCTGCTGCGCGAGCCGCTGCTCGTCCCGGCATCCCTGACCGTCGAGCGGGTCCTGGACCGGCTCTCGGGCAAACGCACGATGGCCGTCGTCATCGACGAGTACGGCGGTACGGCCGGTGTCGTGACGCTGGAGGACATCGTCGAGGAGGTCGTCGGCGAGGTGCGCGACGAGCACGACCCGCTGGAGACACCCGACCTGGCCCCGGCCGGCACGGACGAGGGCGGCCGCGCGCTGTACTCGGCCGACGGCGCGGCCCGCACCGACCAGCTCGCACGCGTGGGCCTGAGGGCTCCGGAGGGACCGTACGAGACGCTCGCGGGGCTCGTCGCCACCGAGCTGGGCCGGATACCGGAGGTCGGTGACACCGTCGAGGTGGCCGGCTGGCAGCTCGACGTGGTGGACGCCTCCGGACACCGGGCCGCGCGGGTGCTGCTGCACGAGCCGAACGACACGGAAGGGGACGAGGAGCGATGA
- a CDS encoding GNAT family N-acetyltransferase, with product MTDLRIRAATPDDLDAVLAFWKVSAEGTSISDDRDGVERLVGRDPESLLLAELDGVLVGTVIAGFDGWRCHLYRLAVHPERRRRGIGSALLTAAEERFVRLGGRRADAMVLVRNETGRHAWRAAGYAPEEKWRRWVKPLGE from the coding sequence ATGACCGACCTGCGTATACGGGCCGCGACGCCCGACGATCTCGATGCCGTGCTCGCCTTCTGGAAGGTGTCCGCCGAGGGAACGAGCATCAGCGACGACCGGGACGGCGTGGAGCGGCTGGTGGGCCGGGACCCCGAGTCGCTGCTGCTGGCCGAACTCGACGGCGTACTGGTGGGCACGGTGATCGCGGGCTTCGACGGCTGGCGGTGCCATCTGTACCGGCTCGCGGTGCATCCGGAGCGACGGCGCCGCGGCATCGGCTCGGCGCTGCTCACGGCCGCCGAGGAACGGTTCGTACGGCTCGGGGGGCGGCGCGCCGACGCGATGGTGCTCGTACGGAACGAGACGGGCCGGCATGCGTGGCGGGCGGCCGGGTACGCGCCGGAGGAGAAGTGGCGGAGGTGGGTCAAGCCGCTCGGGGAGTGA
- a CDS encoding LLM class F420-dependent oxidoreductase: protein MPRPFRFGVNLLSSVNAEEWRAKCRRAEELGYDVILVPDHLGMPAPFPALVAAAEATERPRLGTFVLNAGFWNPALLAREVATTDALTGGRLELGLGTGYVPAEHETAGLPWGSPRERVDHLLRTIEELGRILGSDEHQPRPFQQPRVPLLVGANGDRMLRITAEHADIAAFTGARTEEGGKLVPISAGELDERVARYRGFANGRKESAELNLLIQLVSVTEDPAAAVRPWLDRVPQTTEEEILDLPLVLVGPLNEIVEKALAQRERYGFSYLTVLEPNMEAFAPVVEALRGR, encoded by the coding sequence ATGCCGCGCCCGTTCCGCTTCGGGGTCAATCTGCTCAGTTCCGTGAACGCCGAGGAGTGGCGCGCGAAGTGCCGCCGCGCCGAGGAACTCGGATACGACGTGATCCTCGTCCCCGACCACCTCGGTATGCCGGCGCCGTTCCCGGCCCTGGTCGCGGCGGCGGAGGCGACCGAGCGGCCCCGGCTCGGCACCTTCGTACTCAACGCGGGCTTCTGGAACCCTGCGCTGCTGGCCCGCGAGGTGGCCACCACGGACGCGCTGACCGGCGGGCGCCTCGAACTGGGGCTCGGCACCGGGTATGTGCCGGCCGAGCACGAGACCGCCGGGCTGCCGTGGGGCTCGCCGCGCGAACGGGTCGACCATCTCCTGCGCACGATCGAGGAGTTGGGGAGGATCCTCGGCTCCGACGAGCACCAGCCGCGGCCCTTCCAGCAACCCCGGGTGCCGCTGCTCGTCGGTGCGAACGGCGACCGGATGCTGCGGATCACCGCCGAGCACGCGGACATCGCGGCGTTCACGGGCGCGCGGACGGAGGAGGGCGGCAAACTCGTCCCGATCTCGGCCGGGGAGCTGGACGAACGGGTCGCCCGCTACCGGGGGTTCGCGAACGGGCGCAAGGAGTCGGCCGAGCTGAACCTGCTGATCCAACTCGTCTCGGTCACCGAGGACCCGGCCGCCGCCGTCCGGCCGTGGCTGGACCGTGTCCCCCAGACCACCGAGGAGGAGATCCTGGACCTGCCGCTCGTCCTCGTCGGGCCCCTGAACGAGATCGTCGAGAAGGCGCTGGCGCAGCGGGAGCGGTACGGCTTCTCGTATCTGACGGTGCTGGAGCCCAACATGGAGGCGTTCGCCCCGGTTGTCGAGGCGCTGCGCGGCAGGTGA
- a CDS encoding ABC transporter permease translates to MLKATLRSFLAHKGRLMLSALAVVLSVAFVAGSLIFSDTVTRTFDRLFASTSADVTVGPKDDDLDGQIPSGAVETVPASLAQRVERIDGVADAHVDAAVEGITVVDRKNESVGPTTGAPTIATNWYLTDRSPVKLTSGHAPEGPDQALLDADTAKKKDVEIGDTLTVLAQPGSFKVKIVGIATFTTTNPGAALLFLDTRAAQSELLGDPEAATSISVTAAPGVSDDQLKQRIADALGRGAYEYQTADEEAESAAASLGGFLDVIKYVMLGFAGIATLVGVFLIVNTFSMLIAQRTRELGLLRALGADRRQVRRSVLTEAALLGLVGSTLGLAAGIGLAAGLIELMGVFGMNLKSTEMVIGVGTPIAAYVVGVGVTFVAAYLPARRAATVSPMAALADAEIAGVGKPLKVRAVVGAVVGAAGAAALVGCAASTDTGSAASLLGLGVVLTLIATVIAGPLLVRPVIRVLGGAFPALFGSVGRMSQRNALRNPRRTGATAAALMVGLALVGGMSVASASMTQSFDDEIDRSLGADFVVQNQNFLPFPQEITDKVRATDGAGLVVRQRFSPVAVRLPDGDRVETTAAAYDPQLDKIANVVYAEGNSAAALADGAIAMDVDFAREHDVRIGSTIPVRFPAGRSTELRVAALTDQDTADGFGTRGGLYFGMATMEKYVPDGQDSALYVNAASGVGADELRANLERTLEPYPQVQVRDQADYKELIRNQIAVLLYLVYALLGLAIVIAVLGVVNTLALSVVERTREIGLLRAIGLARRQLRRMIRLESVVIAVFGAVLGLALGLVWGVCVQQVLALQGMKALAIPWGTVVAVVVGSAVVGIVAALLPALRASRMNVLAAIAHE, encoded by the coding sequence GTGCTCAAGGCGACCCTCCGGAGTTTCCTGGCGCACAAGGGACGGCTGATGCTGTCCGCGCTGGCCGTCGTCCTGTCCGTGGCGTTCGTCGCCGGCAGCCTGATCTTCTCCGACACGGTCACCCGTACGTTCGACCGGTTGTTCGCCTCCACCTCGGCCGATGTGACTGTGGGCCCGAAGGACGACGACCTGGACGGGCAGATCCCCTCGGGCGCGGTCGAGACCGTGCCCGCGTCGCTCGCACAGCGGGTCGAGCGGATCGACGGGGTCGCGGACGCCCATGTCGACGCGGCCGTGGAGGGCATCACGGTCGTCGACCGGAAGAACGAGTCGGTGGGACCGACGACGGGCGCCCCCACCATCGCCACCAACTGGTACCTCACCGACCGCAGCCCCGTGAAGCTGACCAGCGGTCACGCGCCGGAAGGCCCGGACCAGGCACTTCTCGACGCGGACACCGCCAAGAAGAAGGACGTCGAGATCGGCGACACGCTCACCGTGCTCGCCCAGCCCGGCTCCTTCAAAGTGAAGATCGTCGGTATCGCCACCTTCACCACCACCAACCCCGGCGCCGCGCTGCTCTTCCTCGACACCCGGGCCGCACAGTCCGAGCTGCTCGGCGACCCCGAGGCGGCCACGAGCATCTCGGTGACGGCGGCGCCGGGCGTCAGCGACGACCAGCTCAAACAGCGGATCGCCGACGCGCTCGGACGTGGTGCGTACGAGTACCAGACCGCCGACGAAGAGGCCGAGTCGGCGGCGGCCTCGCTCGGCGGCTTCCTCGACGTCATCAAGTACGTGATGCTCGGCTTCGCCGGGATCGCGACCCTCGTCGGGGTCTTCCTCATCGTCAACACCTTCTCGATGCTGATCGCCCAGCGCACCCGCGAACTGGGCCTGCTGCGCGCGCTCGGCGCCGACCGGCGGCAGGTGCGCCGGTCCGTGCTCACCGAGGCGGCCCTGCTCGGCCTGGTCGGCTCGACACTCGGCCTCGCCGCCGGCATCGGGCTCGCCGCCGGGCTGATCGAACTCATGGGCGTCTTCGGGATGAACCTGAAGTCCACCGAGATGGTGATCGGCGTGGGCACCCCGATCGCGGCGTACGTCGTCGGCGTCGGTGTCACCTTCGTCGCGGCCTATCTCCCGGCGCGCCGCGCGGCGACCGTGTCCCCCATGGCCGCGCTCGCGGACGCCGAGATCGCCGGGGTGGGCAAGCCGCTGAAGGTGCGCGCGGTGGTCGGCGCTGTCGTCGGCGCGGCCGGGGCCGCCGCGCTCGTGGGCTGCGCGGCCTCGACGGACACCGGCTCGGCGGCCTCGCTGCTCGGCCTAGGCGTCGTACTGACGCTCATCGCGACCGTCATCGCGGGCCCGCTCCTCGTACGCCCCGTCATCCGGGTCCTGGGCGGCGCCTTCCCGGCCCTCTTCGGTTCCGTCGGCCGGATGAGCCAGCGCAACGCCCTGCGCAATCCGCGCCGCACGGGAGCCACCGCTGCCGCGCTGATGGTGGGGCTCGCGCTCGTCGGCGGGATGTCCGTGGCGAGCGCGTCGATGACCCAGTCCTTCGACGACGAGATCGACCGCTCGCTGGGCGCCGACTTCGTCGTCCAGAACCAGAACTTCCTGCCGTTCCCGCAGGAGATCACCGACAAGGTCCGCGCCACGGACGGCGCCGGCCTCGTCGTACGGCAGCGGTTCAGCCCCGTCGCCGTACGGCTGCCCGACGGCGACCGGGTCGAGACGACCGCGGCGGCCTACGATCCACAGCTCGACAAGATCGCGAACGTCGTCTACGCCGAGGGGAACAGCGCCGCCGCGCTGGCGGACGGGGCCATCGCGATGGACGTGGACTTCGCGCGCGAGCACGACGTGCGGATCGGCAGCACGATCCCCGTACGGTTCCCGGCCGGGCGGAGCACCGAGCTGAGGGTGGCCGCGCTCACCGACCAGGACACCGCCGACGGCTTCGGGACGCGGGGCGGGCTGTACTTCGGCATGGCGACGATGGAGAAGTACGTACCCGACGGCCAGGACTCCGCGCTGTATGTGAACGCGGCCTCCGGTGTCGGCGCCGACGAGCTGCGGGCGAACCTGGAGCGGACGCTGGAGCCGTATCCGCAGGTGCAGGTGCGCGACCAGGCCGACTACAAGGAACTGATCCGCAACCAGATCGCCGTGCTGCTCTACCTGGTCTACGCGCTGCTCGGGCTCGCCATCGTCATCGCCGTGCTCGGTGTGGTCAACACGCTCGCCCTGTCGGTGGTCGAGCGCACCCGCGAGATCGGGCTGCTGCGGGCCATCGGGCTCGCCCGGCGGCAGCTGCGGCGGATGATCCGGCTGGAGTCGGTGGTGATCGCCGTGTTCGGCGCGGTCCTCGGGCTGGCGCTGGGCCTGGTCTGGGGTGTGTGCGTGCAGCAGGTGCTGGCCCTGCAGGGCATGAAGGCGCTGGCGATCCCGTGGGGCACGGTCGTCGCGGTGGTGGTGGGTTCGGCGGTCGTCGGCATCGTGGCGGCGCTGCTGCCGGCGTTGCGTGCATCGCGCATGAATGTGCTGGCAGCCATCGCGCACGAGTGA
- a CDS encoding ABC transporter ATP-binding protein — protein sequence MSTAAAEHGLGRAEADGVAARARGLTKAYGSGETTVLALDSVDVDIARGRFTAVMGPSGSGKSTLMHCLAGLDSVSAGQVWLGNTEITGLKDRELTRLRRDRIGFMFQSFNLIPTLNAAENITLPMDIAGKKPDEKWLDQVIDTLGLRNRLNHRPAQLSGGQQQRVACARALASRPELIFADEPTGNLDSRAGLEVLGFLREAVDDLGQTVVMVTHDPGAAAHSDLVLFLADGRIVDRMERPTSEAVLERMRLFTGGGAGGTEPTDLDKD from the coding sequence TTGTCCACTGCTGCCGCTGAGCACGGCCTCGGCCGCGCGGAAGCCGACGGTGTCGCCGCCCGCGCCCGCGGTCTCACCAAGGCGTACGGCTCGGGCGAGACGACGGTGCTCGCCCTCGATTCGGTCGACGTGGACATCGCGCGCGGCCGTTTCACCGCGGTCATGGGGCCCTCGGGCTCGGGGAAGTCCACGTTGATGCACTGTCTGGCGGGGCTGGACTCCGTCTCGGCCGGTCAGGTGTGGCTCGGGAACACCGAGATCACCGGGCTCAAGGACCGTGAGCTGACGAGGCTGCGCCGGGACCGGATCGGCTTCATGTTCCAGTCGTTCAACCTGATCCCCACGCTGAACGCGGCGGAGAACATCACCCTGCCCATGGACATCGCGGGCAAGAAACCCGACGAGAAGTGGCTGGACCAGGTCATCGACACGCTCGGGCTGCGGAACCGGCTGAACCACCGGCCGGCCCAGCTGTCCGGCGGCCAGCAGCAGCGCGTCGCCTGTGCCCGGGCGCTCGCCTCCCGCCCCGAGCTGATCTTCGCCGACGAGCCGACCGGCAATCTCGACTCCCGGGCCGGGCTCGAAGTCCTGGGGTTCCTGCGCGAGGCGGTCGACGACCTGGGCCAGACCGTCGTCATGGTCACCCACGACCCGGGCGCCGCCGCCCACTCCGACCTGGTGCTCTTCCTCGCCGACGGGCGGATCGTGGACCGGATGGAACGGCCGACGTCCGAAGCCGTGCTGGAGCGGATGCGCCTCTTCACCGGGGGCGGCGCCGGCGGCACCGAACCCACCGACCTCGACAAGGACTGA
- a CDS encoding toxin-antitoxin system HicB family antitoxin codes for MAKTQLNVRVDEDTARAARERALERGMSVNRYIEELVKQDAGEAGHTFVESAADFMKQYESVFAEEFGTDREGRREGRH; via the coding sequence ATGGCCAAGACCCAGCTGAACGTACGGGTGGACGAGGACACGGCCCGAGCCGCCCGGGAACGAGCCCTGGAGCGCGGGATGAGTGTGAACCGGTACATCGAAGAACTGGTCAAACAGGACGCCGGCGAGGCGGGGCACACCTTCGTGGAGTCCGCCGCCGACTTCATGAAGCAGTACGAGTCGGTGTTCGCCGAGGAATTCGGTACAGACCGAGAAGGCCGCCGCGAGGGACGTCACTGA